The Lycium ferocissimum isolate CSIRO_LF1 chromosome 10, AGI_CSIRO_Lferr_CH_V1, whole genome shotgun sequence genome window below encodes:
- the LOC132033696 gene encoding VQ motif-containing protein 9, with the protein MDNKSCNSSGGEGGDSTATTATSSNSNSSGNRDMYLKHLNKISHKISKPIRNNKPPLFDNPHAPPQNQHVPPPLPPQPQQQPPVYNINKSDFRDVVQKLTGSPAHERISTPPPIQQPKAPSSRLQRIRPPPLAQITNRPPPFVNNNAVNNNAVQPLSPLPPFPSVHASAESPISAYMRFLQSSTGLSPLAPRWNNFVHAPPQQPPFPPPQQHQQNIPPLPQTAPFPSFPSSPLPFGCLPSPKSPYGLLSPSLLLSPSGQLGFQQLPLSPTLPVASPKWKGI; encoded by the coding sequence atggaTAATAAAAGCTGTAATTCTTCTGGTGGTGAAGGTGGTGATTCCACTGCTACTACTGCTACAAGTAGTAATAGTAATAGCAGTGGTAACAGAGACATGTATCTCAAACACCTCAACAAAATCTCCCACAAGATCTCTAAACCCATCAGAAACAACAAACCCCCTCTCTTCGACAACCCCCACGCGCCGCCGCAGAATCAACACGTGCCTCCGCCACTTCCTCCTCAGCCGCAGCAACAGCCACCGGTgtacaacataaacaagagtGATTTTCGCGATGTTGTGCAGAAACTAACAGGTTCACCTGCACATGAAAGGATATCAACTCCACCACCTATACAACAACCGAAAGCACCAAGCTCACGGTTACAGAGGATCCGTCCACCACCACTCGCTCAAATCACCAACCGTCCACCTCCGTTCGTAAACAACAACGCCGTTAATAATAACGCCGTTCAGCCGTTATCTCCGTTACCGCCGTTTCCGTCAGTACACGCGTCAGCAGAATCGCCGATCTCAGCTTACATGAGGTTTCTGCAAAGTTCTACTGGATTATCACCGTTAGCTCCACGGTGGAACAACTTTGTTCACGCGCCACCTCAGCAACCACCGTTTCCGCCACCTCAGCAGCATCAACAGAATATTCCTCCACTGCCACAAACGGCGCCGTTTCCGTCTTTTCCGTCATCGCCGTTACCGTTTGGGTGTTTACCGTCACCGAAATCGCCGTACGGTTTGTTGTCTCCAAGTCTGTTACTTTCACCGTCAGGTCAACTAGGGTTTCAACAGTTACCTTTGTCACCGACACTACCAGTGGCAAGTCCCAAGTGGAAGGGTATTTGA